One segment of Synechococcus sp. A15-24 DNA contains the following:
- a CDS encoding class I SAM-dependent methyltransferase: MATTPFSKLAYKTLQQGKGIAGLAHKELSTKLMELLAPDAVPSTESVPPDLLKDLRSSMAQLEDRDWDEAQQGTYPESQLFDAPWLDWASRYPLVWLDLPSTWNRRKERNICDLPKNTDRSLFPDYYLQNFHHQTDGYLSDHSAGLYDLQVEILFNGTADAMRRRVLAPLKRGLKHFSDRSPSSLRVLDIATGTGRTLHQIRGALPHAELIGADLSEAYLRQANRWLNNGQSPLVQLIRANGETLPFADEGLQGATCVYLLHELPAEARQNVINEAWRVLEPGGVFVLADSVQLADSPQFHVAMDNFRRVFHEPYYRDYIADDIDARLTKAGFEAVTAETHFMTRVWSSRKPAQPST; encoded by the coding sequence ATGGCGACCACGCCCTTCAGCAAGCTGGCCTACAAGACCCTGCAACAGGGCAAGGGAATCGCAGGTCTGGCCCACAAGGAGCTGAGCACCAAGCTGATGGAGCTGCTGGCCCCCGACGCCGTTCCCAGCACCGAGAGCGTTCCCCCTGATCTGCTGAAGGACCTGCGCAGCTCCATGGCTCAGCTGGAGGATCGCGACTGGGATGAAGCGCAGCAGGGCACCTATCCAGAATCCCAGTTGTTTGATGCTCCCTGGCTGGACTGGGCCAGCCGCTATCCCCTTGTCTGGCTTGACCTGCCGTCCACCTGGAATCGCCGTAAGGAACGCAACATTTGCGATCTCCCCAAGAACACCGATCGCAGCCTGTTTCCCGACTACTACCTGCAGAATTTCCATCATCAAACAGATGGATATCTCAGCGACCACTCCGCAGGTCTTTACGACCTCCAGGTCGAAATTCTGTTCAATGGAACCGCTGATGCGATGCGGCGCCGGGTGCTGGCACCGTTGAAAAGGGGCCTCAAGCATTTTTCCGATCGCAGTCCGTCGTCTCTGCGGGTGCTCGACATAGCCACCGGAACGGGTCGAACCCTCCACCAGATCCGTGGTGCCCTTCCCCATGCCGAACTCATCGGGGCCGACCTTTCTGAGGCCTACCTTCGCCAGGCGAACCGCTGGCTCAACAATGGGCAATCTCCCTTGGTGCAGCTGATTCGTGCCAATGGGGAAACACTTCCCTTCGCTGATGAAGGGCTGCAGGGAGCCACCTGTGTCTACCTCCTGCACGAGCTGCCTGCTGAGGCCCGCCAGAACGTGATCAACGAAGCCTGGCGGGTGCTCGAACCCGGTGGTGTTTTCGTTCTTGCTGATTCCGTTCAGCTGGCTGATTCACCGCAATTCCACGTGGCGATGGACAATTTCCGCCGCGTTTTCCATGAGCCGTACTACCGCGACTACATCGCGGACGACATTGATGCTCGTCTGACCAAGGCCGGTTTCGAGGCCGTGACCGCTGAAACCCACTTCATGACACGGGTCTGGAGTTCCAGAAAACCCGCTCAGCCATCCACCTGA
- a CDS encoding allophycocyanin subunit beta encodes MRDAIGGLIGRYDQLGRYLDRSAIDSIETYLDESSLRIQAVELINREAAEIVREASQRLFRDEPELLLPGGNAYTTRRLAACLRDMDYFLRYASYALVAADSTILNERVLNGLDDTYKSLGVPTGPTVRSIVLLGEVIVERLQAAGVESARLAVVAAPFDHMARGLAETNVRQR; translated from the coding sequence ATGCGCGACGCCATCGGTGGACTGATCGGCCGTTACGACCAACTGGGACGGTATCTGGACCGCTCGGCGATCGACAGCATCGAAACGTACCTCGATGAATCGTCCCTGCGGATTCAGGCCGTGGAGCTGATCAACCGGGAAGCGGCTGAAATCGTGCGCGAGGCGAGTCAGCGGTTGTTCCGTGATGAGCCGGAACTCCTCCTCCCGGGTGGGAATGCTTACACCACCCGACGCCTTGCGGCCTGCCTGCGGGATATGGACTATTTCCTTCGTTATGCCAGTTACGCACTGGTTGCGGCAGACAGCACAATTTTGAACGAAAGGGTGCTCAACGGTCTGGACGACACTTACAAAAGTTTGGGCGTGCCCACAGGGCCAACGGTTCGCAGCATCGTCCTTTTGGGTGAGGTGATCGTTGAGCGCCTTCAGGCCGCAGGGGTTGAGTCAGCTCGTCTGGCGGTTGTTGCTGCACCGTTTGATCACATGGCCCGTGGTCTTGCTGAAACGAATGTTCGGCAGCGCTGA
- the lspA gene encoding signal peptidase II, with amino-acid sequence MTGSILRRAPLLGVSGLVVLVDQATKLLAASQLADGRIVPLLPGLINGQLVLNTGAAFSLFRGSVQWLGFLSLAVTTGLLIWVVRHRTPPFWQGMAVAFLLGGTLGNGIDRWRLGHVIDFLALVPINFPIFNPADIAINLAVLCFLVDLWSSRTSSRHG; translated from the coding sequence ATGACGGGCTCAATCCTGCGACGAGCCCCTCTGTTGGGGGTCAGTGGCCTGGTGGTCCTGGTTGATCAGGCAACGAAACTGCTGGCCGCATCCCAGCTGGCAGATGGACGCATCGTTCCACTGCTGCCCGGATTGATCAATGGCCAGCTGGTGCTTAACACCGGAGCAGCCTTCAGTCTGTTCCGAGGGTCGGTCCAATGGCTGGGATTTCTGAGTCTGGCGGTGACGACGGGTCTGTTGATTTGGGTGGTGAGGCATCGCACGCCTCCGTTCTGGCAGGGGATGGCGGTGGCGTTCCTGCTTGGGGGCACCCTGGGAAACGGCATTGATCGCTGGCGTCTCGGGCATGTGATCGACTTTCTCGCCCTTGTGCCGATCAACTTCCCGATCTTCAATCCAGCTGATATCGCCATCAACCTGGCGGTCCTCTGTTTTCTTGTTGATCTCTGGAGCAGCAGGACGTCATCACGCCATGGCTGA
- a CDS encoding nucleoside deaminase yields MEEQQLWKEWMEVLLARASVNGDRGEVPVAAVILDEQGRCIGHGRNRRERCQDPLGHAELVALSQAATIRGDWRFNPCTLLVTLEPCPMCAGALVQARMGTVVFGATDRKRGGFGGCINLADDSSAHHHMRVVGPLMQERAAEQLEIWFRQRRRRNR; encoded by the coding sequence GTGGAGGAACAACAGCTCTGGAAAGAGTGGATGGAGGTGCTGCTGGCGCGAGCCTCCGTCAATGGAGACAGAGGCGAAGTGCCAGTTGCGGCCGTCATCCTTGACGAGCAAGGGCGGTGCATCGGCCATGGACGCAACCGACGTGAGCGCTGCCAGGACCCCCTCGGCCATGCGGAATTGGTGGCCCTGAGTCAGGCCGCCACCATCCGTGGTGACTGGCGCTTCAATCCCTGCACCCTTCTGGTCACCCTCGAGCCGTGTCCGATGTGCGCTGGGGCTCTGGTGCAGGCACGGATGGGAACCGTGGTCTTTGGAGCTACCGACAGGAAACGCGGCGGGTTTGGGGGCTGCATCAACCTGGCGGACGACTCCAGTGCTCACCACCACATGCGTGTGGTGGGACCACTGATGCAGGAAAGAGCGGCTGAACAGCTGGAGATCTGGTTCAGGCAGCGGCGGCGACGGAACCGCTGA
- a CDS encoding copper-binding protein — MTNPFRLRWLQGWTFQVVLMEGHVQVEANGFGIRLRTAVLPGESPQSAADRLVLSEDRRRRALHHAWLRGQELQQPTDRSTSSPQTSSSETLVSLVVVGQDSSKVAA; from the coding sequence ATGACCAATCCCTTCCGACTCCGCTGGCTCCAGGGCTGGACCTTCCAAGTTGTTCTGATGGAAGGTCATGTTCAAGTCGAAGCCAATGGTTTTGGGATTCGGCTGCGCACAGCCGTGCTTCCTGGGGAAAGTCCCCAAAGCGCTGCCGATCGCTTGGTTCTCTCCGAAGATCGTCGTCGTCGGGCTCTCCATCACGCTTGGCTGCGTGGTCAGGAACTCCAGCAACCCACGGATCGATCGACGTCCTCACCTCAAACCAGCTCCAGCGAGACCTTGGTTTCTCTCGTGGTCGTTGGCCAGGATTCTTCTAAGGTTGCGGCCTGA
- a CDS encoding alanine--glyoxylate aminotransferase family protein: MAVTNSLLPVKDAHRQAFNAINTPDRLLLGPGPSNAHPTVLEALSRTPIGHLDPLYVDLMGEVQELLRYAWQTDNRLTLPMSGTGSAAMEATLANTVEPGDTVLVAVKGYFGLRLADMAGRYRATVKTIEKPWGEWFSLDELEAALIDHKPAILALVHAETSTGVCQPMDGVGDLCRKHDCLLLLDTVTSLGGVPLYIDEWKVDLAYSCSQKGLSCPPGLGPFTMGPRAEEKMASRSGKVPNWYLDVSLLNQYWGSDRVYHHTAPVNMNFGMREALRLLAEEGLDQAWARHRRNAERLWSGLERQGLSMHVPEERRLPTLTTVRIPDGVDGKAFSQHLLNTHGIEVGGGLGSLAGKIWRIGLMGYNSTPENVDRLLNLFETELPRFSGSVAAAA; the protein is encoded by the coding sequence TTGGCGGTGACGAATTCCTTGCTCCCAGTCAAAGACGCGCACCGCCAAGCCTTCAACGCCATTAACACGCCCGATCGCCTGTTGCTGGGGCCCGGTCCCTCCAATGCCCATCCGACGGTTCTTGAGGCCCTCTCCCGAACACCGATCGGACACCTTGATCCGCTTTACGTGGATTTGATGGGTGAAGTTCAGGAGTTGTTGCGTTACGCCTGGCAGACCGACAACCGACTGACCCTTCCGATGAGTGGCACCGGTAGTGCTGCCATGGAAGCCACCCTGGCTAACACCGTTGAACCCGGTGACACCGTGCTGGTGGCTGTCAAGGGATATTTCGGTTTGAGGCTCGCCGATATGGCGGGTCGCTATCGAGCCACGGTGAAAACCATTGAGAAGCCTTGGGGCGAGTGGTTCTCCCTCGATGAGCTGGAAGCAGCGCTGATTGATCACAAACCGGCGATCCTTGCCCTTGTGCACGCCGAAACGTCAACCGGCGTTTGCCAGCCCATGGACGGTGTTGGTGATCTTTGCCGCAAGCACGATTGCTTGCTTCTGCTGGATACGGTGACTTCCCTTGGAGGCGTTCCTCTCTATATCGATGAGTGGAAGGTTGATCTGGCCTACAGCTGCAGTCAGAAAGGTCTCAGTTGCCCCCCCGGACTTGGACCCTTCACGATGGGCCCAAGGGCCGAGGAAAAAATGGCCTCTCGCAGCGGCAAAGTGCCGAACTGGTATCTCGATGTATCCCTACTGAATCAGTACTGGGGCAGTGATCGTGTTTACCACCACACGGCGCCTGTGAACATGAATTTCGGCATGCGTGAGGCCCTGCGTCTGTTGGCAGAGGAAGGTTTGGACCAGGCCTGGGCGCGCCACCGTCGCAATGCTGAGCGTCTCTGGAGTGGTCTTGAGCGTCAGGGGCTTTCCATGCATGTTCCTGAGGAACGTCGACTCCCCACCCTCACCACTGTTCGGATTCCAGATGGTGTTGATGGCAAAGCTTTCAGTCAGCACCTGCTCAACACCCATGGCATTGAAGTCGGTGGTGGACTCGGCTCCCTGGCGGGCAAGATCTGGCGCATTGGTCTGATGGGATACAACTCCACCCCTGAGAACGTGGACCGGCTGCTCAACCTGTTTGAGACCGAGCTTCCCCGTTTCAGCGGTTCCGTCGCCGCCGCTGCCTGA
- the glnA gene encoding type I glutamate--ammonia ligase: MAKTPQDVLRQIKDEGIELIDLKFTDLHGKWQHLTVCTDLLEEDSFTEGLAFDGSSIRGWKSINASDMAMVPDASTAWIDPFYRHKTLSMICSIKEPRSGEAYDRCPRALAQRALNHLSSTGLADTAFFGPEPEFFLFDDVRYNSSEGGAFYSVDTIEAPWNTGRLEEGGNLAYKIQLKEGYFPVAPNDTAQDIRSEMLLLMGQLGIPTEKHHHEVAGAGQHELGMKFAELIQAADNVMTYKYVVRNVAKKYGKTATFMPKPVFNDNGSGMHVHQSLWKGGQPLFFGEGTYANLSQTARWYIGGILKHAPAFLAFTNPTTNSYKRLVPGFEAPVNLVYSEGNRSAAVRIPLTGPSPKAKRLEFRSGDALANPYLAFSAMVMAGLDGIKNQIDPGDGEDRDLFELPAEELAKIATVPPSLNGALEALNADRGFLTAGGVFSDDFIDNWIDLKYEEVQQLRQRPHPHEFAMYYDA, encoded by the coding sequence ATGGCCAAAACCCCTCAGGACGTCCTTCGACAGATCAAGGACGAAGGCATTGAGCTGATCGACCTGAAGTTCACCGATCTCCATGGCAAGTGGCAACACCTGACGGTGTGCACCGATCTGCTGGAGGAGGACTCCTTTACCGAAGGACTGGCTTTTGACGGTTCCTCCATCCGCGGCTGGAAATCGATCAACGCCTCCGACATGGCAATGGTTCCCGATGCCAGCACCGCCTGGATCGATCCGTTCTACCGCCACAAAACCCTGAGCATGATCTGCTCCATTAAGGAGCCGCGCAGTGGTGAGGCCTACGACCGCTGTCCCCGTGCCCTGGCCCAACGAGCTCTGAACCACCTGAGCTCCACCGGCCTGGCCGACACGGCCTTCTTCGGGCCAGAGCCCGAGTTCTTTCTCTTCGACGACGTTCGCTACAACTCCAGCGAAGGCGGGGCGTTCTACAGCGTTGACACCATCGAAGCTCCCTGGAACACCGGGCGCCTGGAAGAGGGTGGAAACCTGGCCTACAAAATTCAGCTGAAAGAGGGGTATTTCCCCGTCGCCCCCAACGACACCGCTCAGGACATCCGCTCAGAGATGCTCCTGTTGATGGGCCAGCTGGGGATCCCCACCGAAAAACACCACCACGAGGTGGCCGGTGCCGGACAGCACGAGCTCGGCATGAAATTCGCCGAACTGATCCAGGCCGCGGACAACGTCATGACGTACAAGTACGTCGTGCGCAACGTGGCGAAGAAGTACGGCAAGACAGCCACCTTCATGCCCAAGCCGGTCTTCAACGACAACGGCTCCGGCATGCACGTACACCAGAGCCTGTGGAAGGGTGGCCAGCCGCTGTTCTTCGGTGAAGGCACTTACGCCAATCTGTCGCAGACCGCGCGTTGGTACATCGGTGGAATCCTGAAGCATGCTCCGGCATTCCTGGCCTTCACCAACCCCACCACCAACAGCTACAAGCGCCTGGTGCCTGGTTTTGAAGCACCGGTGAACCTCGTGTACTCCGAAGGCAACCGCTCAGCTGCGGTTCGTATCCCTCTCACCGGCCCCAGCCCCAAGGCCAAGCGCCTCGAATTCCGTTCCGGTGATGCCCTGGCCAATCCTTATCTGGCCTTCAGCGCCATGGTGATGGCGGGCCTAGATGGCATCAAAAACCAGATCGATCCCGGCGATGGTGAAGACCGTGATCTGTTTGAACTGCCTGCTGAAGAGCTGGCCAAGATCGCCACGGTGCCCCCATCCCTGAATGGTGCCCTGGAAGCTCTCAATGCCGATCGTGGCTTCCTCACTGCTGGCGGCGTCTTCAGCGACGATTTCATCGACAACTGGATCGATCTCAAATACGAAGAAGTCCAGCAACTGCGTCAGCGCCCTCATCCCCACGAGTTCGCGATGTACTACGACGCCTGA
- a CDS encoding DUF3148 domain-containing protein, which yields MTVSIGDRLRLTASQTYLKTADPMPMLRPPDLVSVGEIGEVVALHPLETVAVRFRRGAFLIPLSQLEPVAAED from the coding sequence ATGACCGTCTCCATCGGCGATCGTCTGCGTCTGACCGCTTCTCAGACCTATCTCAAAACCGCTGACCCGATGCCGATGCTGCGCCCGCCGGACCTGGTGTCGGTGGGAGAAATCGGGGAAGTTGTGGCACTTCATCCCCTTGAGACCGTCGCTGTGCGCTTCCGGCGGGGGGCGTTTCTGATTCCCCTCAGTCAACTGGAACCAGTCGCTGCTGAGGATTGA
- a CDS encoding DUF6439 family protein, which translates to MDRHQSDWPDQALTSSRNLHAMLSIDDRSWHRLKSRWDRRGAELLSAALVKLLSEGERDDVKALTEQALGWISGELKDPGCPHH; encoded by the coding sequence ATGGACCGACACCAATCGGATTGGCCCGATCAGGCCCTGACCAGTAGCCGCAACCTGCACGCCATGCTCAGCATTGACGATCGCAGCTGGCATCGCCTGAAGAGCCGCTGGGATCGACGGGGCGCTGAACTGCTCAGCGCTGCATTGGTGAAACTGCTCAGTGAAGGTGAGCGAGACGACGTCAAGGCACTGACGGAGCAAGCCCTGGGCTGGATCAGTGGAGAGCTGAAAGATCCGGGCTGTCCGCATCATTGA
- a CDS encoding aminotransferase class V-fold PLP-dependent enzyme, which yields MHASTDLRPHLHRLDPFASPDQADPVLRDFLHRASDLLCDWIGTASKGVPLPTVRPQPAVAPTAAGLGMDRLLKDLQLVMEGAYQPSHPGALAHLDPPPLTASIAADLICAGLNNNLLAEELSPGLTDLEQQLCSWFCQQLGLPEQSGGVLASGGTLSNLMGLVVARTHAGVRDGVVLCSRDAHVSLQKAATVMGLPDEALQQLPVDSNGGLDLAALDAALSALRRDGRCCLAVVATAGTTVRGAVDPLDAIARLCRREGVWLHVDAAIGGVFALWEPLAPLMQGLHQADSITLNPQKLLGITKTSSMLLLRDRSKLRDAFSTGLPYMESPCSNDHGGEVGLQGTRPAEVLKLWLGLRQLGIEGIGAVLESALERKAMLKRLLADDRLLVLDGGLHLLALRPRQEDPSGSASWTEQTRQLLMREGFLLSRPSYDGHHWLKVVLGNPHTTLSHLQQLAGLISQQLTH from the coding sequence GTGCACGCCTCCACCGATCTCCGGCCCCACCTGCACCGCTTGGACCCCTTCGCTTCCCCTGATCAAGCGGATCCGGTGCTGCGGGACTTCCTTCATCGGGCCAGTGATCTGCTCTGTGACTGGATCGGTACGGCGTCCAAAGGGGTGCCCTTGCCGACCGTGCGCCCGCAGCCGGCCGTCGCCCCCACCGCGGCAGGCCTCGGCATGGACCGGTTGCTCAAGGATCTACAGCTGGTGATGGAAGGTGCCTATCAGCCGTCCCATCCCGGAGCTCTGGCCCATCTCGATCCACCGCCGCTCACGGCATCGATCGCCGCCGACCTGATCTGTGCCGGGCTGAACAACAACCTGCTGGCGGAGGAACTGTCCCCAGGGCTCACCGACCTCGAACAGCAGCTCTGCAGTTGGTTCTGTCAGCAACTGGGACTGCCGGAGCAAAGCGGCGGTGTTCTCGCCAGCGGCGGCACCCTCAGCAACCTGATGGGGTTGGTGGTGGCCCGTACCCATGCGGGAGTTCGTGATGGCGTCGTGCTCTGCAGCCGTGACGCCCACGTTTCGCTTCAGAAGGCAGCCACTGTGATGGGGTTGCCGGATGAGGCTCTCCAGCAACTTCCGGTGGACAGCAATGGCGGCCTGGACCTGGCGGCTTTGGATGCAGCCCTTTCAGCACTGCGGCGCGATGGCCGATGCTGCCTGGCGGTTGTGGCGACGGCAGGCACCACTGTGCGAGGTGCGGTGGATCCGCTGGATGCGATTGCCCGCCTTTGCCGCCGTGAGGGGGTCTGGCTGCATGTGGACGCCGCAATAGGTGGCGTTTTTGCCCTCTGGGAGCCCTTGGCGCCCTTGATGCAGGGGCTGCATCAGGCGGACTCGATCACGCTCAATCCGCAGAAGCTGCTGGGGATCACCAAAACCTCGTCCATGCTCCTGTTACGGGACCGCTCCAAGCTGCGGGATGCCTTTTCCACCGGGCTGCCGTACATGGAGTCGCCCTGCAGTAATGATCATGGTGGCGAAGTGGGCCTGCAAGGGACCCGGCCGGCAGAGGTGCTCAAGCTCTGGCTGGGTCTGCGCCAGCTCGGCATCGAGGGCATTGGTGCTGTCCTCGAGTCCGCCCTCGAGCGAAAAGCAATGTTGAAACGGCTATTGGCCGATGATCGCCTGCTGGTGCTGGATGGCGGCCTTCATCTGTTGGCCCTGCGCCCCCGGCAAGAGGATCCCTCTGGGTCCGCTAGTTGGACCGAGCAGACCCGCCAGCTTCTGATGCGCGAAGGATTTCTCCTGTCCCGCCCCAGCTACGACGGCCATCACTGGCTGAAGGTGGTTCTGGGTAATCCCCACACCACCCTTTCTCACCTGCAGCAATTGGCTGGGCTGATCAGCCAGCAGCTGACCCATTGA
- a CDS encoding biotin transporter BioY: protein MKALATWSGALAGVLMILIGGLLPSALLIPSAPLGLMDLPATWQVPALLLCALVSGPRAGMIAAVAYLSLGLLDLPVFHSGGGLTYVLEPGFGYLAGFIPAAWLTGRLSQQQGMGDLTAQAAAAVAGLVTLQFCGLVNLCLGALLGRWERALPDLVMGYGIGPLPAQLALCAATAVVAVIVRWCLVIRE, encoded by the coding sequence GTGAAAGCTCTCGCCACGTGGAGTGGAGCCCTGGCCGGTGTGCTGATGATCTTGATCGGCGGCCTGCTGCCCTCAGCACTGTTAATTCCATCAGCCCCGTTGGGACTGATGGATTTGCCGGCGACCTGGCAGGTGCCGGCGCTCCTGCTCTGCGCGCTCGTCAGTGGCCCCCGTGCCGGGATGATTGCCGCTGTGGCCTACCTCAGCCTTGGGCTGCTGGACCTTCCGGTGTTCCACAGCGGCGGTGGGCTCACCTACGTTCTGGAGCCTGGCTTCGGGTACCTCGCCGGTTTCATCCCCGCCGCCTGGTTGACGGGTCGGCTGTCCCAGCAGCAGGGCATGGGGGATCTCACAGCCCAGGCCGCGGCTGCCGTGGCGGGGTTGGTGACACTGCAGTTCTGTGGTCTGGTCAATCTGTGCCTTGGTGCACTTCTGGGACGCTGGGAGCGAGCGTTGCCTGATCTGGTGATGGGCTACGGAATTGGGCCCTTGCCCGCACAACTTGCTCTCTGCGCTGCGACGGCCGTGGTGGCCGTCATCGTGCGCTGGTGTCTGGTGATCAGGGAATGA
- a CDS encoding GTP-binding protein, protein MPKRHRLLLGLAAALAALIVLGGLLQAIRTLLWDLSYFLPAWLITPLLLLGLALIAALVVQVGLPWWRQIRHRSTTKGADAPEEPPATRRDAAGRSLISIDRLLERLEDSVVRESLRQERERVEQDLARGDLVVVVFGTGSSGKTSLIRALLQDMVGDVAAAMGSTRSTPSYRLRLKGLERGLRLVDTPGILEAGDGGLNREERARQQAVRADLLLVVVDGDLRSSEMTVLRSLAGLGKRLLLVLNKRDLRGAEEERRLLQLLRSRCEGLLPAADVVACSAAPQTIPRPGGRPLQPAPDVNELLQRLATVLHADGEELIADNILLQCRQLDQRGRDLLNSQRRREAKRCVDRYSWIGAGIVAATPLPGVDLLSTAAVNGQMVLEIAAVYGIDMTKERARELAVSVGRTLAGLGIVKGALSLISPALSVSLPTLVIGRGVQGVVTAWLTRIAGSSFIRFFEQDQDWGDEGLQAVVQEAFELNKREASLKRFLATAMRQVVEPLQRRAAASLPPHPGPREGGEALDHERPAR, encoded by the coding sequence ATCCCAAAACGCCACCGACTGCTGCTGGGATTGGCCGCTGCTCTGGCCGCGCTGATCGTGTTGGGTGGCCTGCTGCAGGCCATCCGAACCCTTCTCTGGGACCTCAGTTATTTTTTGCCCGCCTGGCTGATCACACCGCTGCTGCTGTTGGGATTGGCGCTGATTGCAGCCTTGGTGGTGCAGGTGGGACTGCCGTGGTGGCGTCAGATTCGACACCGATCCACCACGAAAGGCGCTGACGCCCCTGAGGAGCCACCCGCAACCCGACGTGATGCCGCCGGCCGGAGCCTGATCAGCATTGACCGTCTACTCGAGCGGCTGGAGGACAGTGTGGTGCGGGAAAGCCTGCGCCAGGAACGAGAACGGGTGGAGCAGGACCTTGCCCGCGGCGATCTTGTGGTGGTGGTGTTCGGCACCGGATCGAGCGGCAAAACCTCGCTGATCCGCGCACTGCTGCAGGACATGGTGGGCGATGTGGCCGCCGCGATGGGCTCCACCCGCAGCACGCCCAGTTATCGACTGCGACTCAAAGGACTGGAACGGGGTCTGCGCCTGGTGGACACACCGGGGATTCTTGAGGCGGGGGACGGTGGACTGAATCGTGAAGAACGCGCACGCCAGCAGGCGGTTCGAGCCGACCTGCTGCTGGTGGTTGTCGATGGTGACCTGCGCAGCTCGGAGATGACGGTGCTGCGGTCCTTAGCAGGGCTGGGCAAACGTTTGCTGCTGGTGTTGAACAAACGGGATCTGCGGGGTGCCGAGGAGGAGCGGCGTTTATTGCAGTTGCTGCGCAGCCGATGCGAAGGGCTCTTGCCCGCCGCAGACGTGGTGGCCTGCAGCGCTGCACCGCAAACGATTCCGCGACCGGGTGGACGTCCGTTGCAACCGGCTCCAGACGTCAATGAACTGCTGCAGCGGCTTGCGACCGTTCTGCATGCGGACGGGGAGGAACTGATTGCCGACAACATTCTTCTGCAGTGCCGACAGCTGGACCAACGGGGACGGGACCTGCTCAACAGCCAGCGGCGACGGGAAGCGAAGCGCTGCGTTGATCGCTACAGCTGGATCGGTGCCGGCATCGTGGCCGCCACGCCCCTGCCTGGGGTCGATCTGCTGAGCACAGCCGCCGTGAACGGCCAGATGGTGCTGGAGATCGCCGCTGTCTATGGCATCGACATGACCAAGGAGCGCGCCAGAGAGCTGGCGGTGTCCGTGGGACGCACCCTGGCGGGGCTCGGCATCGTCAAAGGTGCCCTGAGCCTGATCAGCCCAGCACTGAGCGTGTCACTCCCAACGCTGGTGATCGGCCGTGGCGTCCAGGGGGTGGTCACGGCCTGGCTTACCCGCATCGCCGGATCCAGTTTCATCCGATTCTTCGAACAGGACCAGGACTGGGGCGATGAGGGCCTTCAGGCGGTGGTGCAGGAAGCCTTCGAGCTGAACAAACGGGAGGCCTCGCTCAAGCGATTTCTCGCAACAGCGATGCGCCAGGTAGTGGAACCATTGCAGCGGAGGGCGGCAGCGAGCCTTCCACCACACCCAGGGCCTCGGGAGGGGGGGGAAGCATTGGACCACGAGCGTCCAGCACGGTGA